In the genome of Flaviflexus ciconiae, one region contains:
- a CDS encoding methionine ABC transporter permease, with product MNTLTQDGTWFNNQIVQETLWDATVETLLMVGWSTLATVVIGLPLGILLVATAKGGIRPNKIVNAILSLIVNVGRSIPFIILLILLLPVTDWVMQTNIGWRGMVFPLAIGSIPFFARLVETNLLAVDSGKIEAAQMMGATRTRIMGDVILREALPGIIQSITVLIIMIIGFSAMGGTVGGGGLGALAYNYGYQRYFLDVLIITVVVLVVIVQIVQMLGDMLSRYVDHR from the coding sequence ATGAATACTTTGACTCAGGACGGCACGTGGTTCAATAACCAGATCGTCCAAGAGACGCTGTGGGACGCGACCGTGGAAACCCTGCTCATGGTCGGCTGGTCCACCCTCGCAACGGTGGTCATTGGATTGCCTCTCGGTATCCTTCTCGTTGCCACCGCGAAGGGCGGAATCCGTCCTAACAAGATCGTCAACGCCATTCTTTCCCTGATCGTTAACGTCGGGCGTTCGATCCCGTTCATCATCCTTCTGATCCTCTTGCTACCGGTCACGGACTGGGTCATGCAGACCAACATTGGATGGCGGGGCATGGTGTTCCCGCTCGCAATCGGATCCATTCCGTTCTTTGCTCGCCTGGTCGAGACGAACCTTCTGGCTGTTGATTCAGGCAAGATCGAAGCCGCTCAGATGATGGGGGCAACACGAACGAGGATCATGGGGGACGTGATTCTCCGTGAGGCCCTTCCCGGAATCATCCAGTCGATCACCGTTCTCATCATCATGATTATTGGCTTCTCCGCCATGGGAGGCACGGTTGGAGGCGGCGGGCTCGGAGCTCTTGCCTACAACTACGGCTACCAGAGGTACTTCCTCGACGTCCTCATCATCACCGTTGTTGTTCTTGTTGTTATCGTTCAAATCGTCCAAATGCTCGGCGACATGCTCAGCCGATATGTAGACCACCGCTGA
- a CDS encoding family 4 glycosyl hydrolase, translating into MKLLLVGGGGFRVPQILSVLANPNLPLNLTEVCLYDVADDRLAVMKDVVNQLGYKNLPTVTTTTDMVDAVKGADFIFSAMRIGGTCGRVIDEREALTRGILGQETVGAGGYAYAFRTIPEAMRLAETVKQHAPDAWIINFTNPAGIITQAMRTVHPRVTGICDTPIGLVRRASLIAGFDEKDITYDYIGLNHLGWLRSLNAGGDDVLPSILADDNQLVRLEEARTVGFDWVRALGMIPNEYLYYYYFNRESVEKISAGQTRGEFLQAQQGSFYDAAQADPARAGDLWTQAHNEREATYMAESRDEGESRREEDMGGGYEHVALELMTALATGTPARMILGVANNDGDSLIIPQLRDDAVVEVPCVVDSNGITPINQGPLSGPELGLVTSVKACEELVIDAAISGDKTLAWRALAAHPLVDSVGVAKDVLDAYIDKNPQIAKTFE; encoded by the coding sequence ATGAAACTACTTCTCGTCGGCGGCGGCGGTTTCCGCGTCCCCCAAATTCTTTCCGTCCTGGCAAACCCCAACCTTCCCCTTAATCTGACAGAGGTATGCCTCTACGACGTCGCAGACGACCGCCTGGCCGTCATGAAAGACGTCGTCAACCAGCTCGGCTATAAGAACCTCCCGACGGTGACGACCACGACCGACATGGTTGACGCAGTTAAGGGAGCCGACTTTATTTTCTCCGCCATGCGAATCGGCGGCACCTGCGGCCGCGTCATCGACGAACGCGAGGCACTCACCCGCGGCATCCTCGGCCAGGAAACAGTTGGAGCAGGCGGCTACGCCTACGCGTTCCGCACCATCCCGGAGGCCATGCGCCTCGCGGAGACCGTCAAGCAGCATGCGCCGGATGCTTGGATCATTAACTTCACGAACCCCGCCGGCATCATCACCCAGGCCATGCGCACGGTTCATCCCCGCGTGACCGGGATCTGCGACACCCCGATCGGCCTTGTCCGCCGCGCCTCCCTTATTGCGGGCTTTGACGAGAAGGACATTACCTACGACTACATTGGGCTCAACCACCTTGGCTGGCTCCGTTCCCTCAACGCCGGCGGCGATGACGTGCTTCCCTCGATCCTCGCGGACGATAATCAGTTGGTCCGGCTCGAAGAGGCCCGTACCGTTGGTTTCGACTGGGTGCGTGCCCTGGGGATGATCCCGAACGAATACCTGTACTACTACTACTTCAACCGCGAATCGGTGGAGAAGATCAGCGCCGGTCAAACCCGCGGCGAGTTCCTCCAGGCCCAGCAGGGATCCTTCTACGATGCTGCACAGGCAGACCCGGCACGCGCTGGTGACCTCTGGACCCAGGCCCACAACGAGCGCGAAGCAACCTACATGGCGGAGTCCCGGGATGAAGGGGAGTCGCGTCGCGAGGAAGACATGGGTGGCGGCTACGAGCACGTGGCCCTTGAACTTATGACAGCACTTGCCACCGGAACCCCGGCCCGAATGATCCTGGGTGTCGCCAACAACGACGGCGACTCCCTCATCATCCCCCAGCTCCGCGACGACGCCGTTGTCGAGGTTCCCTGCGTTGTCGACTCCAACGGCATCACGCCCATCAACCAGGGTCCTCTCTCCGGCCCCGAACTCGGGCTCGTCACCTCCGTCAAAGCCTGCGAAGAGCTCGTTATCGACGCGGCCATCTCAGGGGACAAGACGCTGGCATGGCGGGCACTCGCAGCCCACCCGCTCGTCGATTCCGTTGGCGTCGCCAAGGACGTCCTCGACGCCTACATCGACAAGAACCCCCAGATCGCCAAGACGTTCGAATAG
- a CDS encoding NAD(P)/FAD-dependent oxidoreductase: protein MKKFVSGPKYARLLVEKAEAAGVTIMTQTQVTGYAEDGALEATSPEGRLLIKPKATILATGARERPRMARRIPGDRPGGVLTTGQLQNMVHLHGEKLSGRAVIIGGELVSWSAALTLKEAGAQPVALVTEYPKSESYRIFRGPGSIFFRSRVVTRSKVVRVIGRGRVSAIEIEHLDTGRRATLDCDWLVFTGDWVPDHELARMAHLDMDPATKSPRVDSGLRTSKEGVFAIGNILHPVETADVAALDGKHVAAQVLDYLGGASIPSGGIDLTAEKPLRWVSPNVLRPGDVGPARDRLLFWVDEYVARPTIEARQGGKLVGSMKTAWPAAPGRVFRVPASILEKVDRGGEPVTISIV from the coding sequence ATGAAGAAGTTTGTCTCTGGACCCAAATACGCGCGCCTACTTGTCGAAAAAGCTGAGGCTGCCGGCGTCACGATCATGACCCAAACCCAGGTCACGGGGTACGCCGAAGACGGGGCGCTTGAGGCAACCAGTCCCGAAGGACGGCTCCTCATCAAACCCAAGGCCACAATCCTTGCAACGGGAGCACGTGAACGCCCCCGCATGGCACGCCGGATCCCCGGCGATCGACCCGGTGGTGTGCTGACCACCGGTCAACTCCAGAACATGGTCCACCTGCACGGCGAGAAGCTCAGCGGAAGAGCTGTCATCATCGGCGGTGAGCTCGTCTCCTGGTCGGCGGCGCTCACGCTTAAAGAAGCCGGCGCTCAGCCAGTTGCGCTCGTTACCGAGTACCCGAAGAGCGAGTCGTACCGGATCTTCCGGGGGCCCGGCTCGATCTTCTTCCGCTCCCGCGTCGTCACTCGCTCGAAAGTCGTTCGCGTGATCGGCAGAGGCAGAGTTTCCGCTATTGAAATCGAACATCTCGACACCGGCAGGAGAGCAACGCTCGACTGCGATTGGCTCGTGTTCACCGGTGACTGGGTGCCCGATCACGAGCTCGCCCGCATGGCACATCTCGACATGGATCCCGCAACGAAGTCCCCGAGAGTGGACTCGGGCCTGCGAACCTCCAAGGAGGGCGTGTTTGCCATCGGCAACATTCTGCACCCTGTTGAAACAGCAGATGTTGCCGCCCTCGACGGAAAGCACGTTGCTGCCCAGGTGCTCGATTACCTAGGAGGAGCATCCATTCCATCCGGAGGCATTGACCTCACTGCCGAGAAGCCACTGCGTTGGGTCAGCCCGAACGTTCTCCGTCCGGGCGATGTTGGCCCTGCCCGCGACCGCCTGCTGTTCTGGGTGGACGAATACGTTGCTCGCCCAACGATCGAGGCACGCCAGGGCGGCAAGCTTGTCGGATCAATGAAGACGGCCTGGCCAGCCGCCCCGGGACGCGTTTTCCGAGTACCGGCAAGCATCCTTGAGAAGGTCGACCGCGGCGGGGAGCCGGTAACAATCTCGATCGTATAA
- a CDS encoding DeoR/GlpR family DNA-binding transcription regulator: MLAQERRSLILEDLRTQGGVETDDIAQRYGVSVETVRRDLLELEKLALLKRVYGGAISIAVTSRSEAPHSERENIASEQKAQIAERVAELIPESGTVFLDLGTTVEAVARAFPSSFSGTIVTASLRAVGTLSRLERAEIIVSGGRLRKSELSLSGTMATSFLDGLYPDLAVISIGAITADAGVTDYDFDEMHVKQSVLANSQTAVVVADSSKFGKTAPFKLCDVEIPTYIATDSGLDQSAIDALKDRGAQLLLADA; this comes from the coding sequence ATGCTTGCACAGGAGCGCCGGAGCCTGATCCTCGAGGATCTTCGCACGCAGGGTGGTGTCGAGACCGACGATATTGCTCAACGATACGGAGTGTCGGTTGAGACGGTCCGGCGAGATCTTCTTGAGCTCGAGAAGCTGGCTCTGCTGAAGCGCGTTTATGGGGGAGCAATCAGTATTGCTGTTACCTCCCGTAGCGAAGCTCCGCACTCGGAACGCGAGAACATTGCTTCCGAGCAGAAGGCACAGATCGCGGAGCGGGTTGCTGAGCTCATACCGGAATCGGGAACCGTGTTCCTTGATCTGGGAACAACGGTTGAAGCCGTTGCTCGAGCATTCCCATCATCTTTCTCGGGAACTATCGTGACGGCATCATTGCGTGCCGTTGGCACACTGTCACGTCTTGAACGTGCCGAGATCATTGTGTCAGGCGGGCGCCTGCGCAAGTCTGAACTCTCGCTGTCGGGAACGATGGCGACATCGTTCCTTGATGGTCTGTACCCGGACCTTGCGGTGATTTCAATTGGTGCGATCACAGCTGATGCTGGGGTAACCGACTACGACTTTGATGAGATGCACGTCAAACAGTCGGTCCTTGCAAACTCCCAGACCGCGGTGGTCGTCGCCGATTCCTCGAAGTTCGGTAAGACCGCACCCTTCAAGCTTTGCGATGTTGAGATACCAACGTACATTGCTACCGATAGTGGGCTCGATCAGTCCGCAATCGACGCACTTAAAGACAGGGGAGCACAACTGCTTCTCGCCGACGCGTAA
- a CDS encoding NAD(P)/FAD-dependent oxidoreductase, translated as MNMTRPYDFAVIGAGVIGSAIARQLAGTSNTVVLLDAREDVCEGTSKANTAILHTGFDASPGTLESQLVREGYFLTEDYCEKTGIGLKKSGAVLVAWDEEELAALPSLQEKAEKNGYNKTEIIDTDGVYELLPHLGDGVKGGLTVPDESIIDAWSLPLAFATDAVNRGATLLLEHEITMVTVGENTTILGTNRGDIEARWVINAAGLGGDHLDRRFGYDRIHVHPRKGELFVFDKLSAELVDKIVLAVPSSKGKGVLVSPTAFGNVMLGPTADDGEDRTDTSTTEEGFDFLIQKGSHIFPQLLDEEVTASYAGLRAAHDLSDYLIEVDGDQRYAIAGAIRSTGLTSAMAVAQYLIDLLKDAGLTLEERSNLPEPPKMAPLGQHQVRPYADAELIDKDPAYGEIVCFCERVTRGEIRDAMNSVIPPTTINGLRRRTRAMNGRCQGFFCGAEVAAQFAAGKKGN; from the coding sequence ATGAACATGACACGACCGTACGATTTTGCGGTCATTGGAGCCGGCGTCATTGGCTCGGCGATAGCACGGCAGCTCGCGGGAACATCGAACACCGTTGTGCTTCTCGACGCTAGAGAAGACGTGTGTGAGGGGACATCCAAAGCAAATACGGCGATCCTCCACACCGGATTCGATGCCTCCCCGGGAACCCTGGAATCTCAGCTCGTACGCGAAGGCTATTTCCTCACTGAAGACTACTGCGAAAAGACCGGTATCGGACTGAAGAAGTCCGGTGCCGTGCTCGTGGCCTGGGACGAGGAGGAGCTTGCCGCACTACCGTCACTCCAAGAGAAGGCTGAGAAAAACGGTTACAACAAGACTGAGATTATTGATACTGACGGAGTTTATGAGCTCCTGCCGCACCTAGGCGACGGGGTGAAGGGTGGTCTCACGGTTCCCGATGAGTCAATTATTGATGCCTGGTCGCTACCTCTCGCTTTTGCAACCGATGCTGTGAATAGGGGAGCGACGCTCCTCCTCGAGCACGAAATCACGATGGTCACCGTTGGTGAGAACACGACAATCCTTGGAACAAACCGGGGTGATATCGAAGCGCGGTGGGTTATCAACGCCGCGGGTCTTGGCGGTGACCACCTTGATCGTAGGTTTGGCTACGACCGGATCCACGTCCATCCCCGTAAGGGAGAACTCTTCGTTTTCGACAAGCTTTCAGCAGAGCTGGTCGACAAGATTGTGCTCGCCGTCCCATCGTCAAAGGGCAAGGGCGTCCTCGTCAGTCCAACAGCGTTCGGTAACGTCATGCTCGGACCGACGGCAGACGATGGGGAGGATAGGACCGACACGTCCACGACCGAAGAAGGTTTTGATTTCCTCATCCAAAAGGGTTCCCACATCTTCCCGCAGCTCCTGGATGAAGAAGTAACCGCTTCCTACGCCGGCCTGCGAGCAGCCCACGACCTCTCCGACTACCTCATCGAGGTCGACGGGGATCAGCGGTACGCGATCGCGGGTGCGATCCGGTCGACCGGCCTGACGTCCGCTATGGCGGTGGCGCAGTACCTTATTGACCTACTGAAGGATGCAGGACTCACACTCGAGGAGCGCTCCAATCTTCCCGAGCCGCCGAAGATGGCTCCGCTTGGACAGCACCAGGTGCGGCCCTACGCGGATGCGGAACTGATTGACAAGGATCCCGCCTATGGCGAGATAGTCTGCTTCTGTGAACGAGTCACTCGCGGAGAGATCCGTGACGCCATGAACTCGGTCATCCCGCCGACAACGATTAACGGTTTGCGTCGCCGCACGCGGGCCATGAACGGCAGGTGCCAGGGCTTCTTCTGCGGCGCAGAGGTTGCGGCCCAGTTCGCCGCTGGAAAGAAGGGGAATTGA
- a CDS encoding isocitrate lyase/PEP mutase family protein, whose amino-acid sequence MSNIKEQAKLFANQHESGEILVLPTVWDTWSGRIAADVGFAGLTVGSHPVADAIGSSDGENMDFGEYLDIVKRIVDSVDIPVSADVESGYGLDPKELIERIIESGAVGANIEDVVHREDDRVRDRQEHADYIAAARQAADGAGVDFVINGRTDAIRLGTDVYDDPLAEAVERIKLIEQAGARSVYPVRASTVEQVSALVEAVSVPVNIGVHPVDGNGAGDLAGLKRLGVRRISFGPRWQSWLTDVSAKQLEAWL is encoded by the coding sequence ATGTCAAACATCAAAGAACAAGCAAAACTATTCGCCAATCAACATGAATCGGGTGAGATTTTAGTCCTGCCAACTGTGTGGGACACGTGGAGTGGTCGGATAGCGGCAGATGTTGGCTTCGCAGGACTCACCGTCGGTAGCCACCCGGTTGCCGACGCTATCGGTAGCTCCGATGGCGAGAATATGGATTTCGGCGAATACCTGGACATAGTCAAGAGGATCGTCGACTCCGTCGACATTCCTGTCAGTGCTGATGTCGAGTCGGGATATGGGCTCGATCCGAAAGAACTCATCGAGCGCATCATCGAATCGGGTGCCGTCGGAGCCAACATCGAGGACGTTGTTCACCGGGAAGACGACCGGGTTCGTGACCGCCAGGAGCATGCGGACTATATTGCCGCCGCCCGGCAGGCCGCAGATGGCGCAGGAGTCGACTTCGTCATTAATGGACGAACCGATGCCATCAGGCTTGGAACCGACGTTTATGATGATCCCCTCGCAGAAGCAGTAGAACGGATCAAACTCATTGAGCAGGCCGGTGCCCGCTCTGTTTATCCCGTCAGGGCATCAACCGTCGAACAGGTCTCAGCACTTGTGGAGGCTGTCTCCGTCCCCGTCAATATCGGCGTTCACCCAGTGGATGGTAACGGCGCCGGTGACCTTGCTGGCTTGAAGCGCCTCGGCGTCCGTCGCATCTCCTTCGGTCCGCGCTGGCAGTCCTGGCTGACCGATGTCTCGGCAAAGCAACTAGAAGCCTGGCTCTAA
- a CDS encoding carbohydrate kinase family protein, translating into MGYVTRHGGQPTVYVAGSLFLDIVMAGLGHAPRPGEEQWVAGSGIMPGGVANQAVACARLGLDASVITYVGQDRAGSWVREMLADEHVNMSFAEHTPTQNITVSLVMEGDRALTTHGSDDVPLPPEDLDAPTVFMASLPYLARAKDRIAQWREQGTLVIADTGWDETGEWPREHLDALSVADVFVPNCSEAQHYTRTLTIEDAAEALIEYVPSVVVTCGGEGVHVINREGDTIYREVFPAIEVEAIDTTGAGDAFSAGFATGLSAGASLADCVHLGQCAAAWTVSKIGGSCAAPHMDDLMGWLTKDSKLEALVGDSVRAVRTKITGVTAQ; encoded by the coding sequence ATGGGTTACGTCACGCGCCACGGCGGTCAGCCAACCGTCTATGTCGCAGGGTCTTTATTCCTCGATATCGTCATGGCTGGTCTTGGTCATGCTCCGCGCCCCGGTGAGGAGCAGTGGGTCGCCGGTAGCGGGATCATGCCGGGCGGTGTCGCCAACCAGGCGGTTGCGTGTGCAAGGCTTGGCCTTGATGCCTCCGTCATCACTTACGTCGGTCAAGACAGGGCCGGTTCGTGGGTGCGAGAAATGCTCGCCGATGAGCACGTGAACATGTCGTTCGCTGAGCACACTCCGACCCAGAACATCACTGTGTCGCTGGTGATGGAGGGGGACCGGGCTCTCACAACCCACGGTTCGGACGATGTTCCGCTCCCTCCCGAAGACCTCGATGCCCCGACGGTATTTATGGCGTCCTTGCCGTACCTGGCGCGGGCGAAAGACAGAATCGCTCAGTGGCGGGAGCAGGGCACCCTGGTCATTGCTGATACGGGCTGGGATGAGACAGGGGAGTGGCCGCGGGAGCATCTTGATGCGCTGTCGGTAGCCGACGTGTTTGTTCCCAACTGCTCGGAAGCCCAACACTACACCCGGACCCTCACGATTGAGGATGCTGCAGAGGCCCTTATCGAGTATGTTCCGTCAGTCGTTGTGACATGCGGTGGGGAAGGTGTCCACGTTATAAACCGCGAGGGCGATACGATTTATCGTGAGGTGTTTCCCGCAATCGAGGTCGAGGCCATCGACACAACCGGTGCGGGCGATGCGTTCAGTGCGGGATTCGCGACGGGCCTGTCGGCCGGGGCCAGCCTCGCCGACTGTGTTCATCTTGGGCAGTGCGCGGCCGCGTGGACAGTCTCGAAGATCGGAGGTTCCTGCGCTGCCCCGCACATGGATGATCTGATGGGCTGGTTAACAAAGGACAGCAAGCTTGAGGCGCTGGTGGGAGATTCCGTCCGCGCCGTAAGGACGAAAATAACTGGTGTTACGGCGCAATGA
- a CDS encoding DeoR/GlpR family DNA-binding transcription regulator → MLPAERRKRILEEVRHSGGLDVVSLSERYQVSKSTIRRDLNLLDAQGMLQRVRGGTIDVDARTFAQIAPKSADDKQLIGQTAAELVNDGDIVLIDIGTTTAAAAEALYGRRVTVLTASLAVIDILRNSPDTELVVLGGVVRNTYLSMVGSLTEQAMDQLRADIAFLGTSGVSPDLTVLDSTGTEVPIKKSILRNSTSAYLLASPDKFPGSGILKICPVTDFDGVITTATGPIINSIKSTGTQVIHP, encoded by the coding sequence ATGCTCCCCGCCGAACGTAGGAAGCGCATTCTTGAAGAAGTGCGCCATTCCGGGGGACTCGACGTCGTGTCCCTGTCCGAACGCTACCAGGTCTCCAAGTCGACCATTCGCCGAGACCTCAATTTGCTTGATGCTCAGGGGATGCTCCAGCGGGTGCGAGGTGGAACAATTGATGTTGACGCACGCACGTTTGCTCAAATAGCTCCGAAATCAGCCGATGACAAGCAGCTCATCGGCCAGACTGCCGCTGAACTGGTGAACGATGGGGACATTGTCCTTATCGATATCGGCACCACCACGGCCGCCGCAGCCGAGGCACTCTACGGCAGGCGGGTCACCGTACTCACTGCCTCACTTGCCGTCATCGATATTCTGCGGAACTCCCCCGACACCGAACTGGTTGTGCTCGGCGGGGTCGTTCGCAATACCTATCTCTCCATGGTTGGATCTCTTACAGAGCAGGCCATGGATCAGCTTCGCGCCGATATTGCTTTCCTCGGCACCTCGGGCGTAAGCCCGGACCTTACCGTCCTCGATTCCACGGGAACCGAGGTTCCGATCAAGAAATCCATTTTGAGGAACTCAACGTCTGCCTATCTGCTGGCAAGCCCGGATAAGTTTCCCGGCTCAGGTATCCTCAAGATCTGCCCCGTCACGGACTTCGACGGGGTTATTACAACCGCAACCGGGCCAATCATCAATTCGATCAAGTCCACTGGCACTCAGGTGATACATCCATGA
- a CDS encoding MetQ/NlpA family ABC transporter substrate-binding protein encodes MRRKIFALTAAAALALSACSSNEEESEETTSDSTAASGEVVTLKVGASPVPHADILNYIDENLAEEAGIDIEVVEYSDYVLPNRNLDSGDLDANFFQHVPYFETEIADNGYEFDRGEGVHIEPYAAYSETLESIDDLPDGAKVSIVNDPSNQARALWLLEDNGVLTLDDSVENPTIFDIADNPKNIEFVELEAPNLVRTLDQVDLSIINGNFALDGGLVPSEDSIAIESGEDNPYANVLAWNTDTDKLEAIQALDELLHSQEVADFITETYPNGEVVPAF; translated from the coding sequence ATGCGTCGTAAAATTTTTGCTCTCACAGCAGCCGCAGCCCTTGCCCTCTCGGCATGCTCGTCCAATGAAGAGGAATCCGAGGAGACCACCTCGGATTCGACCGCGGCCTCCGGTGAGGTTGTCACCCTCAAGGTTGGAGCCTCCCCGGTTCCCCACGCAGACATCCTCAACTACATCGATGAAAACCTGGCCGAAGAGGCCGGTATTGACATCGAGGTTGTCGAGTACTCCGACTACGTCCTGCCGAACCGTAACCTCGACTCGGGTGACCTGGATGCTAACTTCTTCCAGCACGTCCCCTACTTCGAGACTGAGATCGCCGATAACGGTTACGAGTTCGACCGTGGCGAAGGCGTCCACATTGAGCCCTACGCTGCCTACTCCGAGACTCTTGAGTCCATCGACGACCTCCCGGACGGTGCCAAGGTCTCTATCGTCAACGATCCCTCCAACCAGGCTCGCGCTCTCTGGCTGCTTGAGGACAATGGTGTGCTGACCCTCGACGACTCCGTCGAGAATCCCACCATCTTCGATATTGCTGACAATCCGAAGAACATCGAGTTCGTTGAACTTGAGGCCCCGAACCTTGTTCGTACCCTCGACCAGGTCGATCTCTCCATCATCAACGGTAACTTCGCCCTTGACGGTGGGCTTGTTCCCTCCGAAGACTCGATCGCCATCGAGTCCGGTGAAGACAACCCCTACGCGAACGTGCTCGCTTGGAACACCGACACCGACAAGCTCGAGGCCATCCAGGCACTCGACGAACTCCTCCACTCGCAGGAAGTCGCCGACTTTATCACCGAAACCTACCCCAACGGTGAGGTTGTTCCTGCCTTCTAA
- a CDS encoding FGGY family carbohydrate kinase: MAILALDQGTSGSKAIVVDDDGIHAIVEKPVTLNHISNDGVEHDPHELLASIVDAGREAIEQAGKPIDGVALANVGETVLAWDPETGDPLTPCVNWMDKRSKDIVARLESKADRIHELTALVLDTYFAAPKLAWVRENLTKEGVVTMSDSWLVYQLTGEFVSDTSTASRSLLLDIDTVEWNDELLEIFGLQDEKMPRLVASDEIVGTTTLFGGEIPVGGLMVDQQAALLAESCLDPGDSKCTYGSGAFLFVNTGHEAHRFESGLTTSVAWTLRGKTSYCVDGQVYTAATAVRWMKDMGMISGVKEIDKEVAKDSGGVLCGPSFAGLAAPWWRSDAGAFLTGMKLATGKAEISRAILEGISAQVAELASLIAAGVDTPLQRLKVDGGLTNSKVLMQIQSDLLQVPIDTYPSAHATALGAAAAMRLALNPDMSVEEGPYSWEPEATYEPKMSADDAAAFRKRWVAAVEANLEF, from the coding sequence ATGGCTATTCTTGCACTCGATCAGGGAACCTCCGGCTCCAAGGCAATTGTCGTCGATGATGATGGCATTCACGCCATTGTCGAAAAGCCCGTTACCCTCAATCACATCTCGAACGACGGGGTTGAGCATGACCCGCACGAACTACTTGCCTCGATTGTGGATGCTGGGCGTGAAGCCATCGAGCAGGCCGGTAAACCAATTGACGGCGTGGCCCTGGCAAACGTCGGGGAAACTGTTCTTGCCTGGGATCCTGAGACCGGCGACCCGCTGACTCCCTGTGTCAATTGGATGGACAAGCGATCGAAGGACATTGTTGCCCGCCTCGAAAGCAAAGCTGATCGCATTCATGAACTAACCGCCCTTGTTCTCGACACCTATTTTGCAGCGCCTAAGCTTGCCTGGGTTCGCGAGAACCTCACGAAGGAAGGTGTGGTGACGATGTCGGATTCGTGGCTGGTATACCAGCTCACCGGCGAATTCGTTTCCGACACCTCAACTGCATCGCGCTCCCTCCTTCTCGATATTGACACGGTCGAATGGAACGATGAGCTCCTGGAGATCTTTGGGCTCCAGGACGAGAAAATGCCGCGTCTTGTGGCGTCCGACGAGATCGTCGGCACGACGACCCTCTTCGGTGGTGAGATCCCCGTTGGCGGTCTCATGGTTGACCAGCAGGCGGCTCTGCTTGCCGAGAGTTGCCTTGATCCCGGTGACTCGAAGTGCACCTACGGGTCCGGCGCCTTCCTGTTCGTTAACACTGGCCATGAAGCACATCGCTTCGAGTCGGGCCTGACAACCTCCGTGGCGTGGACGCTACGGGGCAAGACCTCCTACTGTGTTGACGGCCAGGTCTACACTGCCGCAACGGCGGTGCGGTGGATGAAAGACATGGGAATGATCTCCGGCGTCAAGGAGATCGATAAGGAAGTGGCGAAAGATTCAGGCGGGGTCCTGTGCGGCCCGTCCTTCGCCGGGCTGGCGGCTCCGTGGTGGCGTTCCGATGCTGGAGCTTTTCTCACCGGCATGAAGCTAGCCACCGGTAAGGCAGAGATCTCCCGCGCCATCCTCGAAGGGATCTCCGCCCAGGTTGCCGAGCTCGCTAGCCTAATCGCCGCCGGTGTCGACACGCCCCTGCAGAGACTCAAGGTCGATGGTGGGCTGACCAACTCGAAGGTCCTCATGCAGATCCAGTCGGATCTGCTTCAGGTCCCGATCGATACCTACCCGTCTGCCCACGCCACGGCCCTCGGTGCTGCCGCTGCCATGAGGCTGGCGCTGAACCCGGATATGTCGGTGGAGGAGGGGCCTTATTCGTGGGAGCCCGAAGCCACGTACGAGCCGAAGATGAGTGCTGACGATGCTGCGGCTTTCCGTAAGCGCTGGGTTGCCGCAGTTGAGGCGAACCTCGAATTCTAG